One stretch of Borrelia coriaceae DNA includes these proteins:
- a CDS encoding variable large family protein — MNSILIGSVSKIVNEIVSIIRRTVDKCLKDVSECIKENSTSEVKPTN, encoded by the coding sequence GTGAATTCAATATTAATAGGGTCAGTTTCTAAAATTGTAAATGAGATAGTTTCTATTATAAGAAGAACAGTTGATAAATGTTTAAAAGATGTTAGTGAGTGCATAAAAGAAAATTCTACCAGTGAAGTAAAACCTACAAATTAA
- a CDS encoding variable large family protein, which produces MKINIKNIKVRSICATLFISLFLSCNNGIEELQNQKDSILSISNLRQNFLDIFTSFSDMFTDAFGITATTTKKEVGEQLGKLGKAVSEVKDKLKELKENEQFSLIKKDKADEEITKVINTLENIVNGVDKIKDATANADDTGGDKDAKAADTGSIKNLVEGINFIYGAAKKTEIPLEGKAVKTIEDSGAVGKLFHNNSTANTPNVENALKGAQRAVIAANGADILAAIEAVKGKSSGQAVQIQNATNAFEIAISTASGANDLGSDVNTNASAIAAGLALRAMAQSGKLAAHFWWCESKRSEFNINRVSF; this is translated from the coding sequence ATGAAAATAAATATTAAAAATATTAAAGTAAGAAGTATTTGTGCAACATTATTTATTTCTCTATTCCTTTCTTGTAATAATGGGATAGAAGAACTTCAAAATCAAAAGGATTCTATACTCTCTATATCTAATTTAAGACAAAACTTCTTAGATATTTTTACTTCTTTTTCTGATATGTTTACTGATGCTTTTGGTATTACTGCAACTACAACTAAAAAGGAAGTTGGTGAACAATTAGGTAAGCTTGGAAAAGCAGTTAGTGAAGTTAAAGATAAATTAAAAGAGCTTAAAGAAAATGAACAATTTAGTTTAATAAAAAAAGATAAAGCTGATGAAGAAATTACTAAGGTAATTAATACTTTAGAAAATATAGTTAATGGAGTAGATAAAATTAAGGACGCTACTGCTAATGCTGATGATACTGGTGGGGATAAGGATGCAAAGGCAGCAGATACAGGAAGTATAAAGAATCTTGTTGAAGGGATTAACTTTATTTATGGAGCAGCAAAGAAAACTGAGATTCCTTTAGAAGGAAAGGCTGTGAAAACTATTGAGGACTCTGGAGCAGTTGGAAAGTTATTTCATAATAACAGCACTGCTAATACACCAAATGTTGAAAATGCACTGAAAGGAGCTCAAAGAGCAGTTATTGCGGCAAACGGTGCAGATATATTGGCGGCAATTGAAGCAGTTAAGGGTAAAAGTAGTGGTCAGGCTGTTCAGATACAAAATGCAACAAATGCTTTTGAAATTGCTATTTCTACTGCCAGTGGTGCTAACGATCTTGGTAGTGATGTTAATACAAATGCATCAGCGATAGCAGCTGGTTTGGCATTAAGAGCTATGGCTCAGAGTGGTAAATTAGCTGCTCATTTCTGGTGGTGCGAAAGCAAAAGAAGTGAATTCAATATTAATAGGGTCAGTTTCTAA